TCGCTGCGTCACTCGTCTTCGGGCCTTCGGGCCCGCGCCCTCCTCGTTCCTTGCCCTCGACCCGCGGCCCGGCGCGATCGAGCGCAGGCCGAGGTGGCGTGCCCGATCGTGGTTCGTGGCTCGGGGGTCGTTCGGAGTGAGCCCAATCGCGGGCCGTGGGTCGCGGGTCGTTCGACGTCCACCTCTTGAAATGAAACGCGCTGGCGGACCTCGTCGGTCCTGCCAGCGCGTTCGCACTGCTCACGTCGGTTCGACTACGGACAGTTGCACATCCCGCTGGTCTGGTCACAGGTGCCCGGCGAGCAGTCCGAGTCGCTGAAGCAGTTGAAGGTGTCGCAGTAGGGAGCGACGCCGCTGAAGGAGTTGCACACTCCGCTCGCGCAGTCTGTGTCCTGGCTGCACGAGGCGCACATCGCCGCGCCGCCCGAGCCCGTCGTGCCCGTGGAGCCCGTGGTGCCACCCGGCGGGCACACGCAGTCGCCGCTGGCGCGGTCGCAGGTGGTGACGCCGTTGCAGTCCGAGTCCTGGGTGCAGAAGGTGAAGCTGTCGCAGAAGTTGGTGGAGCCGCTGAAGGTGTTGCAGAAGCCGCTCTGGCAGTCGCTGTCCTGGTTGCAGGTGCCGCAGATGTCCGCCGAGCCCGAGCCGGTGGTGCCCGTGCCGCCGGTGGTCCCGCCCGTGGTCGAGCCCGGCGGGCAGACGCACGAGCCGGCGTTCTGGTCGCAGCTGGTCACCGGCGCGCACTCGCTGTCCGCGGTGCAGAAGTTGGTGCTGTCGCAGAAGTTCGCGCCGCCGCTGAAGGTGTTGCAGAACTGGCTGGCGCAGTCGGCGTCGGTGTTGCACGGGTCGCAGATGGCGCCCGTGCCGCCGCCGGTCGAGCCCGTGGTGCCGCCGGTGGTCGAGCCGGGCGGACACACGCAGTTGCCCGTGCCCACGTCGCAGGTGGTGACCGGCGCGCAGAGCGAGTCGTCGGCGCAGCCGGGCGCGTTGTCGCAGAACGCCGGGACGCCGCTGAAGTCGTTGCAGAAGCCGGTCTGGCAGTCGCTTCCCTGGGTGCAGGGATCGCAGATGGCGCCCGAGCCCGAGCCCGTGGTGCCCGTGCTGCCCGTGGTGCTGCCCGCGGGGCAGGCACAGCTGGAGATCGTGGTGTCGCAGGTGGTCACCGGCGCGCACTGGCTGTCGGTGGTGCAGGGATCGGTCGAGTCGCAGAACGCGGGGACGCTCGGGTCGAGGTTGTTGCAGAAGTTCGACTGGCAGTCGCTGGCCGAGGTGCACGGATCGCAGATGGCGCCGCCGGTGGTGCTGCCAGTGGTCGACGTCGAGGTCGACGTGGTGCCCGTGGTCGAGGTGGCCGTGGTGCCCGTGGTCGACGTCGCCGTGGTGCCGGTGGTCGTCGACGAGGCGACGGTCCCCGTGGTCGACGAGGCGACGGTGCCCGTGGTCGACGTGGCCGTGGTGCCGGTGGTCGTCGACGAGGCGACGGTGCCCGTGGTCGACGTGGCCGTGGTGCCGCGCGTGGTCGCCGTGGTGCCCGTGGTGGACGTCGCCGTCGACGTCGCCGTGGTGCCGGTGGTCGAGGTGCCGATCGTGCCAATCGTGCCGGTGGTGCCCGTGGTGCTGGTGCCCACCGTGCCCGTGGTCGACGTGGAGGTGCCGCAGCCCGGCGGCACCGGGACGCACTTGTCGTCGCTCAGGCGGCACCAGTAGCCGCCGTAGCAGTTGTTGGCGCTGCAGGTCTCGCCGGTGCGGCAGGTGCAGCCCGCGGCCGTGTTCGGGTCGGCGTAGGCGCTGCAATCCACGGTGCCGGTGGTGCCCGTGGAGCTGGTGCTCGTGCCCGTGGTCGTCGTGCCCGTGTTGCTCGTGGTCCCGGTGGTGCCGACGGTGCCCAGCGTGGTCGCCGTGGTGCCGGTGGTACCGGTCGTGGTGCCCGTGGTGTGGCCGGAGGTGCTCGTCGTTCCGGTGGTGCCGGACGTGGAGCCGGTGGTGTGGGTGCCCGACGTCGAGCCCGAGGTGATGCTCTCGGTGGTGCTGCCGGAGCTGGCGCCGTGGGTGCTGCCGCCGCTCGTGGCCGCGTGCGTGCTGCCGCTGGTCGAGGAGTGGCTGGTGGATTCGGTGCCGCCGCACGCGGCCAACGCGAGCGCGGCCAGGGCCGCACACGCCAACGAGAGCTTCTTCATGGGAGTTCTCCGCCCGACGGAAGTGCCCGGTTGTCCCCCAGACACCGCGTGCGGGTCAACGCCGGGTCGCGGTTGTGGCGTTCTTGTCGAGAATTGTTGATGGCCCGTCCGGGGGCTCGGCCGTCACCTGGCCGTCACGTGCACTGCGCAGGGACCGTGAACCAGAAGGTGCTGCCCGTCGCCGCGTTGGCCTGGACGCCGATCTCACCGCCGTGCGCGAGCACGATCTCCTTGGAGATGTAGAGCCCCAGCCCCGCCGAGCCGCTGGGCGCGCCGGGCACGCGGAAGTACTTCTCGAAGATGCGCTCGCGGAACTCGGGGGGCACACCCGGGCCCTGGTCGACCACCTCGAAGCGCACCGCGCCCTCGGCCGGCACCGCGCGCAGCACCACCGGCGTGCCCGGCGGGGAGTAGCGGACGGCGTTGGTGACCAGGTTGGAGAACACCAGCTCCAGCCGATCCGGGTCGACGTCGACCTGCGCGCCGCCGCACAAGTCCTCGATGGACAGCGACACCTGACGTTCGGCGGCCTGGGGGGCGCCGGCCTCGACCGCGTGGTCGAGCAGGGTGCGCACCGGCACCATCTGCCGCTCCAGCTCCACCCGGCCCGACTGCATGCGCGACAAATCCAGCAGATCGTCGACGATGCCCTGCAGCCGCTCGCAGTCCTCGCGCGCGGCCTGGAGCAGGTCGAGCTGCTTCTCCGTGAGCGGCCCCGCGGCGCCCTCCAGGCAGAGGTGGATGGCCATGCGCAGCGAGGTGAGCGGCGTGCGGAACTCGTGGGCCACGGTGGCCACCAGGTCGTTCTTGAGCTCGTCGAACCGCCGGAGACGCGTCACGTCCTGGAGAAGCACGGTGGCCCCGGACACGCCGCCGCCCTCGCCGTACACGGGCGTGGCGCGCGGGAGGAGCCAGCGGTCGCCGTCGGGCCGGGCCACCCGGATGGCCTCCTCGTAGCCCTTGGGGTGGTAGGCACCTTTCCCCGCGAGCACGTGGGCGCGCAGCTTCTCCAGCACCGCGCGCAGCTCCGGCTCCACCGCGGCCACGGCGCCCGGGCCGCTCTCCATGGCGATCTTGAGGTCGCGCTCGGCCACCTGGTTGGCCGCGAGCACCGATCCCGCGGCGTCGAAGGCGACCACCGCGTCGGGCAGGCTGTCGATGGCCGCCTGCGCCGCGCCCTGAACTTGAAGGAGCTCGCCGAGCGTCGTCTCGCGGTAGCGCCGGAGGTGATCGGCCATCTGGTTGAACTCGGCGGCGAGCTGGCTCACCTCGTCGCTGCCAGCCACGCGCGCGCGGGCCTCGAGGTCGCCCTCGCCGATGCGCCGCGCCGCCTGGGTGAGCACCGAGAGCGGGCGCAACAGCCGCGCGGTGAGCGCCGTGGACGCGAGCACGCCGGCGAGCAGCGCCAGGATGGTCGCCGCGATGAGCAACGTGTCGACGCGGCTCGCCTCCTTCCTCGCGAGCTCGCTCTTGCGCACCATGGCGTCCTGGTTGAGGGCCAGCACCTCGTCCGCGGCGGCGCGCACGCTCACCGAGCGCGGCTGCAGCTCGTCGACGTAGAGCGCCTTGCGCCTGGCGGGATCCTCCTCGGCGGCGAGCTGGTCGAAGCGGCTCTGGTACAGGTCCCAGGCCTGACGCAGCCGCTGGGTGGCCGCCCCCTCGCCGACCTCGGTGATGTTTCCCTCCTGCACCTTGAGCTCGTTCTCGAAGCGCCGGCGCGGCTCCTTCGAGCGCTCGGTGGCCGCGCTGCGGTCGCCCAGCACCAACGTAGCCGCAGCGCCGTCGAGCGTCTCCAGCGAGTCCTTCATGCGCTGGGCGGCGAGCACGCTGCGGTAGTTGTCCTGGAGGATGGCCTGCGCGCCGGAACCGAGCGTCTGGGTGGTGCGTACCGACACGAAGCCCACGAGGATCAACGCCGCGGCGAGGGGGAGCTGGGCGAAGAGCAGCTTTGCTCGGAGCATCATGGCGGCTCCTCGCCGCTCTCCACGGAGAGCACGTGCAGGTCGAAGCCCGAGGCCTCGCGGAGCATGCGCAGCATCACCGAGGGCACCATCCGCTGCCGCCACCAGGGCTCGTGCGAGCGCCCGATGACGATGTGCTGCACCCCGTGCGAGCGCGCGAAGTCGATGAGCGTGGCCACCGGGTCGGTGCCCTCCAGCCGCACCACCTCGGCGCCGAGCTCGCGGGCCATCTCGATGTTGGCGAGCAGGTGGCGCTGCGCCTCGGCGTCGATGCGCTCGGGCGCCTCGGCGGGCGTCTGCACGTACACCACGAACCAGTCGGTGTTGTACCGGCCTGCCATGCGCGAGCCGCGGCGCAGGAGCTCCGCCGTTCGCGGCGCAGAGGAGGCCATGCACACCATCACCCGCTGGCTGGCCCCGAGCTTGGGCGCGCTGGTGGGCGCCGGGGCAGCGCGGGCCCGGTCCACGCTCTCCGCGACCTCGCGAAGGGCGAGCTCCCGCAGGGTGTCCAGGTTCTCGACCTTGAAGAAGTTCTGCAGCGCGGTGGTGATCTTGTCGGGCGCGTAGATCTTGCCCGAGGAGAGCCGCTCGAGCAGGTCCTCCACGGCGAGGTCGAGCGTCACCACCTGGTCGGCGTGCGTCAGGAACGTGTCGGGCACCGTCTCGCGCACGGTCACGCCGGTGGCGCGCTGCACGAGCTGGTTCAGGCTCTCCAGGTGCTGGATGTTGAAGGCGCAGATGACGTTGATGCCCGCGTCGAGCAGGTCTTCCACGTCCAGGTAGCGCCGCCGGTTCTTGCCGCCGGGCGCGTTGGTGTGCGCCACCTCGTCCACCAGCGCCACCTGCGGCCGGCGGGCAATCACCGCCTCCAGGTTCATCTCCTCGATGACCACCCCGCGGTAGTCCAGCTTCTTGAGCGGGACGCGCTCGAGGTCGGAGAGCAACGCGGCCGTCTCCGGGCGCTGGTGCGTCTCGATGAAGCCCAGCACCACGTCCACGCCGCGGCCGCGGAGCGCATGCGCCTCCTGGAGCATGCGGTAGGTCTTGCCCACGCCTGCGGCGAAGCCCAAATACACCTTGAGCCGGCCGCGCTTGGATCGCTCGACCAGCTCCAGGAAGTCGTCGGCGCGGGTGGGCGTCGGCATGGGTGGCGCGCTCTGCGCTCAGAAACGACAGCGCGCCCACGCGGGCGCGCTCTCAATTTAGACAAGATCAAATCGAAAAGGTGGGTCGAATCATCGCGTGGCCGCCGCCGGGGCCGGCGCTCCGAACTGTCGATCCAGCGCGAGGTTGAGCATGAGGACGTTCACGCGCGGCTCGCCGAGCACGCCGAAGTCGCGGCCCTGGGCGAGCTGATCCACCACCGCGCCCACACGCTCGGGCGCGATGCCGCGTGCGTGCGCCACGCGGATCACTTGCCAGTGCGCGGCCTCCGGCGAGATCTCCGGGTCGAGCCCGCTGGCCGACGCCGTCACCAGCTCTGCGGGCACCGGGCCCGGGGCGCTGGGGTTCTCCTTCTGCAGTCGGGTGACATCACCGACGATGCGATCCCGGAGCTTCTGCGACG
This genomic window from Deltaproteobacteria bacterium contains:
- a CDS encoding HAMP domain-containing protein, producing MMLRAKLLFAQLPLAAALILVGFVSVRTTQTLGSGAQAILQDNYRSVLAAQRMKDSLETLDGAAATLVLGDRSAATERSKEPRRRFENELKVQEGNITEVGEGAATQRLRQAWDLYQSRFDQLAAEEDPARRKALYVDELQPRSVSVRAAADEVLALNQDAMVRKSELARKEASRVDTLLIAATILALLAGVLASTALTARLLRPLSVLTQAARRIGEGDLEARARVAGSDEVSQLAAEFNQMADHLRRYRETTLGELLQVQGAAQAAIDSLPDAVVAFDAAGSVLAANQVAERDLKIAMESGPGAVAAVEPELRAVLEKLRAHVLAGKGAYHPKGYEEAIRVARPDGDRWLLPRATPVYGEGGGVSGATVLLQDVTRLRRFDELKNDLVATVAHEFRTPLTSLRMAIHLCLEGAAGPLTEKQLDLLQAAREDCERLQGIVDDLLDLSRMQSGRVELERQMVPVRTLLDHAVEAGAPQAAERQVSLSIEDLCGGAQVDVDPDRLELVFSNLVTNAVRYSPPGTPVVLRAVPAEGAVRFEVVDQGPGVPPEFRERIFEKYFRVPGAPSGSAGLGLYISKEIVLAHGGEIGVQANAATGSTFWFTVPAQCT
- a CDS encoding universal stress protein, with translation MPTPTRADDFLELVERSKRGRLKVYLGFAAGVGKTYRMLQEAHALRGRGVDVVLGFIETHQRPETAALLSDLERVPLKKLDYRGVVIEEMNLEAVIARRPQVALVDEVAHTNAPGGKNRRRYLDVEDLLDAGINVICAFNIQHLESLNQLVQRATGVTVRETVPDTFLTHADQVVTLDLAVEDLLERLSSGKIYAPDKITTALQNFFKVENLDTLRELALREVAESVDRARAAPAPTSAPKLGASQRVMVCMASSAPRTAELLRRGSRMAGRYNTDWFVVYVQTPAEAPERIDAEAQRHLLANIEMARELGAEVVRLEGTDPVATLIDFARSHGVQHIVIGRSHEPWWRQRMVPSVMLRMLREASGFDLHVLSVESGEEPP
- the kdpC gene encoding potassium-transporting ATPase subunit KdpC, translating into MREFMIALRVTIFTLIVCGVVYPFVTTGFAQVLFPGRANGSLVSDDKGRVVGSELIAQGFSTAAYFQPRPSAAGNGYDATASSGSNLSPTSQKLRDRIVGDVTRLQKENPSAPGPVPAELVTASASGLDPEISPEAAHWQVIRVAHARGIAPERVGAVVDQLAQGRDFGVLGEPRVNVLMLNLALDRQFGAPAPAAATR